From Vitis vinifera cultivar Pinot Noir 40024 chromosome 5, ASM3070453v1, the proteins below share one genomic window:
- the LOC100266523 gene encoding pto-interacting protein 1 isoform X1, translating to MSCFSCCEEDDIHKASDTGPYVANNSAVGHNGNYHMTEASRSNDTQTVDVLPIAVSAISVDELKEITDNFGQQALIGEGSYGRVYHGLLKTGQAAAIKKLDSSKQPDQEFLAQVSMVSRLKNENVVELVGYSVDGGLRVVAYEYASNGSLHDILHGRKGVKGAQPGPVLSWSQRVKIAVGAAKGLEYLHEKARPHIIHRDIKSSNVLLFDDDVAKIADFDLSNQAPDSAARLHSTRVLGTFGYHAPEYAMTGQLSSKSDVYSFGVVLLELLTGRKPVDHTLPRGQQSLVTWATPKLSEDKVKQCVDTRLGGEYPPKAVAKMAAVAALCVQYEADFRPNMSIVVKALQPLLNARPGHTPTL from the exons ATGAGTTGCTTCAGCTGTTGCGAAGAAGATGACATCCACAAGGCTTCTGATACTGGACCATATGTGGCAAATAATTCAGCAG TTGGCCATAATGGAAATTATCACATGACTGAAGCTTCACGATCAAACGACACACAAACTGTGGATGTCCTGCCTATTGCTGTCTCAGCCATCTCTGTGGATGAATTGAAAGAAATTACAGATAACTTTGGTCAACAGGCTTTAATTGGGGAAGGCTCATATGGAAGAGTATACCATGGTCTTCTGAAAACTGGGCAGGCTGCAGCCATAAAGAAGTTGGATTCCAGCAAGCAACCAGACCAAGAATTTTTAGCGCAG GTTTCCATGGTATCAAGACTAAAGAATGAGAATGTTGTTGAGCTAGTTGGCTATTCTGTTGATGGCGGTCTCCGTGTTGTAGCTTATGAGTATGCTTCTAATGGATCCCTTCATGATATTCTTCATG GAAGGAAAGGTGTCAAAGGAGCACAGCCAGGTCCAGTACTCTCATGGTCTCAAAGAGTTAAGATTGCGGTTGGAGCGGCTAAAGGACTAGAATATTTACATGAGAAGGCACGACCTCATATTATTCATCGTGACATCAAGTCCAGCAATGTGCTACTATTTGATGATGATGTTGCTAAGATTGCTGATTTTGATCTGTCAAATCAAGCCCCTGATTCAGCAGCACGTCTTCACTCTACTCGTGTCCTTGGAACCTTTGGTTATCACGCTCCAGA ATATGCAATGACCGGACAGCTGAGTTCAAAGAGTGATGTTTACAGCTTTGGTGTTGTCCTGCTGGAACTCTTGACTGGGCGTAAACCTGTTGATCACACACTGCCACGTGGTCAGCAGAGTCTTGTAACATGG GCCACTCCAAAACTCAGTGAAGATAAGGTGAAGCAGTGTGTTGACACCAGACTAGGAGGAGAATACCCTCCCAAGGCTGTAGCAAAG ATGGCTGCTGTTGCTGCCTTGTGTGTACAATATGAAGCTGATTTCCGGCCGAACATGAGCATTGTAGTCAAAGCTCTGCAGCCTCTGTTGAATGCTCGGCCTGGACATACACCAACCTTGTGA
- the LOC100266523 gene encoding pto-interacting protein 1 isoform X2, with protein MTEASRSNDTQTVDVLPIAVSAISVDELKEITDNFGQQALIGEGSYGRVYHGLLKTGQAAAIKKLDSSKQPDQEFLAQVSMVSRLKNENVVELVGYSVDGGLRVVAYEYASNGSLHDILHGRKGVKGAQPGPVLSWSQRVKIAVGAAKGLEYLHEKARPHIIHRDIKSSNVLLFDDDVAKIADFDLSNQAPDSAARLHSTRVLGTFGYHAPEYAMTGQLSSKSDVYSFGVVLLELLTGRKPVDHTLPRGQQSLVTWATPKLSEDKVKQCVDTRLGGEYPPKAVAKMAAVAALCVQYEADFRPNMSIVVKALQPLLNARPGHTPTL; from the exons ATGACTGAAGCTTCACGATCAAACGACACACAAACTGTGGATGTCCTGCCTATTGCTGTCTCAGCCATCTCTGTGGATGAATTGAAAGAAATTACAGATAACTTTGGTCAACAGGCTTTAATTGGGGAAGGCTCATATGGAAGAGTATACCATGGTCTTCTGAAAACTGGGCAGGCTGCAGCCATAAAGAAGTTGGATTCCAGCAAGCAACCAGACCAAGAATTTTTAGCGCAG GTTTCCATGGTATCAAGACTAAAGAATGAGAATGTTGTTGAGCTAGTTGGCTATTCTGTTGATGGCGGTCTCCGTGTTGTAGCTTATGAGTATGCTTCTAATGGATCCCTTCATGATATTCTTCATG GAAGGAAAGGTGTCAAAGGAGCACAGCCAGGTCCAGTACTCTCATGGTCTCAAAGAGTTAAGATTGCGGTTGGAGCGGCTAAAGGACTAGAATATTTACATGAGAAGGCACGACCTCATATTATTCATCGTGACATCAAGTCCAGCAATGTGCTACTATTTGATGATGATGTTGCTAAGATTGCTGATTTTGATCTGTCAAATCAAGCCCCTGATTCAGCAGCACGTCTTCACTCTACTCGTGTCCTTGGAACCTTTGGTTATCACGCTCCAGA ATATGCAATGACCGGACAGCTGAGTTCAAAGAGTGATGTTTACAGCTTTGGTGTTGTCCTGCTGGAACTCTTGACTGGGCGTAAACCTGTTGATCACACACTGCCACGTGGTCAGCAGAGTCTTGTAACATGG GCCACTCCAAAACTCAGTGAAGATAAGGTGAAGCAGTGTGTTGACACCAGACTAGGAGGAGAATACCCTCCCAAGGCTGTAGCAAAG ATGGCTGCTGTTGCTGCCTTGTGTGTACAATATGAAGCTGATTTCCGGCCGAACATGAGCATTGTAGTCAAAGCTCTGCAGCCTCTGTTGAATGCTCGGCCTGGACATACACCAACCTTGTGA
- the LOC100261316 gene encoding probable receptor-like protein kinase At5g18500, whose protein sequence is MASGLQAELSKKTFLFGLKVWVLVGIFVGVFIVIILLLMSLCLTSRKKSRRANNKIPLSQIPAISKEIKEVRVDQVSADNCGPHDGVFLALNDKFSDKESEKVLIPTKNGDNSSQSGSFNHVEKDGVGSQSGEEVGSGTINVYRPSSHPITAPSPLIGLPEFSHLGWGHWFTLRDLELATNRFSKENVLGEGGYGIVYRGHLINGTPVAVKKLLNNLGQAEKEFRVEVEAIGHVRHKNLVRLLGYCIEGTHRLLVYEYVNNGNLEQWLHGAMRQHGYLTWEARMKILLGTAKALAYLHEAIEPKVVHRDIKSSNILIDDEFNAKISDFGLAKLLGAGRSHITTRVMGTFGYVAPEYANSGLLNEKSDVYSFGVVLLEAITGRDPVDYGRPAHEVNLVDWLKMMVGSRRSEEVVDPNIETRPSTSALKRGLLTALRCVDPDADKRPKMSQVVRMLESEEYPIPREDRRRRRSHAGNNEAESQRENSDTDRSEIPDSRAENRRKHRTSAKGANHL, encoded by the exons ATGGCGTCTGGTCTTCAGGCTGAACTATCCAAGAAGACATTTCTTTTTGGTCTTAAGGTGTGGGTTTTAGTGGGGATCTTTGTGGGGGTGTTTATTGTGATAATTCTCTTGTTGATGTCACTGTGTCTTACTTCACGGAAGAAATCAAGAAGGGCTAATAACAAAATTCCCCTTAGCCAAATTCCAGCTATTTCGAAGGAAATCAAAGAGGTAAGGGTTGATCAAGTTTCTGCAGACAACTGTGGTCCTCATGATGGAGTTTTCCTTGCCCTTAATGACAAATTCAGTGATAAAGAATCAGAGAAGGTTTTGATCCCCACAAAAAATGGGGATAATAGCAGTCAATCTGGTTCCTTTAATCATGTGGAGAAAGATGGTGTTGGGTCTCAATCAGGAGAAGAGGTTGGTTCTGGGACCATTAATGTGTATAGACCTTCTTCACATCCTATAACAGCCCCATCACCTCTAATTGGTTTGCCCGAGTTTTCTCACCTTGGTTGGGGCCATTGGTTTACATTAAGGGACCTGGAGCTTGCAACAAACCGGTTTTCGAAGGAAAATGTCCTTGGTGAGGGTGGGTATGGAATTGTTTATCGAGGCCATCTGATCAATGGGACTCCCGTGGCTGTTAAGAAGCTCCTCAATAATTT aGGACAAGCAGAGAAGGAATTCAGAGTGGAAGTTGAGGCTATTGGTCATGTGCGACATAAAAACTTAGTTCGACTTCTGGGCTACTGCATTGAAGGAACCCATAG GCTGTTGGTATATGAATACGTCAACAATGGCAATTTAGAGCAATGGCTTCATGGAGCGATGCGTCAGCATGGATATCTTACTTGGGAGGCCCGCATGAAAATTTTACTTGGCACTGCTAAGGC GCTCGCCTACTTGCATGAAGCTATTGAACCAAAAGTTGTGCATCGAGATATCAAATCCAGCAATATATTGATTGATGATGAATTTAATGCTAAGATATCTGACTTTGGTCTGGCCAAATTACTCGGTGCAGGAAGGAGTCATATCACAACTAGAGTTATGGGGACCTTTGG ATATGTGGCTCCAGAATATGCCAATTCTGGCCTTTTAAATGAGAAGAGTGATGTTTATAGCTTTGGGGTTGTGCTCTTGGAAGCAATCACTGGAAGAGATCCAGTAGATTACGGTCGACCTGCACATGAG GTAAATCTTGTTGATTGGCTCAAGATGATGGTTGGCAGCAGGCGCTCAGAAGAAGTTGTAGACCCAAACATTGAGACTAGGCCATCAACAAGTGCCCTTAAAAGAGGCCTTTTGACTGCATTAAGGTGTGTCGACCCAGATGCTGACAAGAGACCAAAGATGAGTCAAGTCGTTCGCATGCTTGAATCAGAGGAATATCCTATACCACGAGAG GATCGGAGGCGCAGAAGGAGTCATGCAGGGAACAATGAAGCAGAGTCCCAGAGGGAGAACTCTGATACTGATAGGAGTGAAATTCCAGATTCAAGGGCAGAGAATAGAAGGAAGCATCGGACATCAGCAAAGGGGGCAAACCATTTATAG